The following nucleotide sequence is from Streptomyces bathyalis.
GCCTTCTCCGCGACCGGCGACGACAGCTGCGTCTTGACGACCATGCCGTCGGTGCAGGTGATGGTGCAGGACGCCATCGGCTTGCGCTGGCCCTCGACCTCGACGATGCACTGCCGGCAGGCACCCACCGGGTCGAGGAGCGGGTGGTCGCAGAAGCGCGGGATCTCGATGCCCAGTTGCTCCGCGGCGCGGATGACCAACGTGCCCTTGGGCACGGAGATCTCGGCGCCGTCGATGGTGAGCGAGACCAGGTCCTCCGGCGGTGGTCCGTCGCCCCCCGAGGAGGTCTTCGCGTCTGTGGTGACTGTCACGCCTTCACCTCCGGGTGAGCGCTGTCGTGGTGGCCGTCGGCCCAGATGACCGACTTCGCCGGGTCGAAGGGGCAGCCGCCCTCCTCGATGTGCTGCTCGTACTCCCCGCGGAAGTACTGCAGCGACGAGAAGATCGGGGAGGCCGCGCCGTCGCCCAGTGCGCAGAACGACTTGCCGTTGATGTTGTCCTGGATGTCGTCGATCTTGTCGATGTCGGCCTTGGTGGCCTTGCCTGCCTCGAAGTCGCGCAGCAACTGGACGAGCCAGTACGTGCCTTCGCGGCAGGGCGTGCACTTTCCGCAGGACTCGTGCGCGTAGAACTCGGTCCAGCGTGTGACGGCCCGTACGACACAGGTCGTCTCGTCGAAGCACTGCAGCGCCTTGGTGCCGAGCATGGAACCGGCGGCGCCGACGCCCTCGTAGTCGAGCGGCACATCGAGGTGCTCGTCGGTGAGGATCGGCGTCGAGGAGCCGCCCGGCGTCCAGAACTTCAGCCGGTGGCCGGGCCTCATGCCGCCGCTCATCTCCAGCAGCTGGCGGAGCGTGATGCCGAGCGGCGCCTCGTACTGGCCGGGGCCCGCCACGTGGCCGCTGAGCGAGTAGAGCGTGAAGCCCGGGGACTTCTCGCTGCCCATGGAGCGGAACCACTCCTTGCCCTTGTTCATCAGGGCGGGCACCGAGGCGATGGACTCGACGTTGTTCACGACGGTCGGGCACGCGTAGAGACCGGCGACCGCCGGGAACGGCGGCCGCAGCCTCGGCTGCCCCCGGCGCCCCTCCAGGGAGTCGAGCAGGGCCGTCTCCTCGCCGCAGATGTACGCGCCCGCGCCCGCGTGCACGGTGAGTTCGAGGTGCTTGCCCTCACCCAGCGCGTTCCTGCCGAGGAGGCCCGCCTCGTACGCCTCGCGCACGGCCAGGTGCAGCCGCCGCAGTACGGGCACGACCTCGCCGCGCAGGTAGATGAACGCGTGGGAGGAGCGGATCGCGTGGCAGGCGATGATGATGCCCTCGATGAGGGAGTGCGGGTTGGCGAACATCAGCGGGATGTCCTTGCAGGTGCCCGGCTCCGACTCGTCGGCGTTGACGACC
It contains:
- the nuoF gene encoding NADH-quinone oxidoreductase subunit NuoF, giving the protein MATESPETLLTPVLSAHWDDPEAWTLETYKKRHDGYAGLAKALAMPPDDVIAYVKDAGLRGRGGAGFPTGMKWQFIPQGDDKPHYLVVNADESEPGTCKDIPLMFANPHSLIEGIIIACHAIRSSHAFIYLRGEVVPVLRRLHLAVREAYEAGLLGRNALGEGKHLELTVHAGAGAYICGEETALLDSLEGRRGQPRLRPPFPAVAGLYACPTVVNNVESIASVPALMNKGKEWFRSMGSEKSPGFTLYSLSGHVAGPGQYEAPLGITLRQLLEMSGGMRPGHRLKFWTPGGSSTPILTDEHLDVPLDYEGVGAAGSMLGTKALQCFDETTCVVRAVTRWTEFYAHESCGKCTPCREGTYWLVQLLRDFEAGKATKADIDKIDDIQDNINGKSFCALGDGAASPIFSSLQYFRGEYEQHIEEGGCPFDPAKSVIWADGHHDSAHPEVKA